A single genomic interval of Gemmatimonas aurantiaca harbors:
- a CDS encoding EAL domain-containing protein — MPPVTGAESRRIELPAQSDRPTPARGYAAVPGGLHSARWERHAIMSAAIYAIVATVWLAALHGRDIELFSVLGAARILAPFPVVGVALVFAWRASRELSLDLGSRRFWRRLIVVLVLVAITPCLRFMPTLPWIGIDLAIRFGVTLSGPLLMLTALLQLPSAPHTPVDKTKLWLDIATVIVGGLLVAWYDLATTHLPGDRMVRLSFQLLHVLAVFDLVLVLVASILWRRTALIPRANILVLIGAALLIRFLGHVASIGEMYAGQKIPDVMYVIRPTAGLLLAIAGWMSAATVLRRDVRASRDRDGRSVSILPYVLVLPGFVLLLRLAFEEGRQPLLGLVLGAATLTVLAFARQFAASREAVSALAEATARDSEARFRALVQHSSDVIMIVDPDGTLRYASPSMSTVFGHEPSRIVGLNLLTLLHMEDQQGAAQFLEELARSGIRTGAGSPGVLKREWRLVHADGSWMTVDNVGTNLLREPVVRGLVLNSRDVTEQSMIKQQYIHQAFHDPLTDLANRSLFLYQVGHALARGARKNSPVTVLFLDLDNFKTVNDSLGHAAGDRLLVDAARRLASCVRASDLIARLGGDEFAVLVEDAASVEEVLVVASRIGTALSRPFMLGGKEVFVSASIGIARSSQGESSDDLVRNADVAMYVAKTRGKGQHVLFEQEMHDAAVERLVVEADLRRAIEREEFFLEFQPIVRLETGDIIGAEALVRWLCRERGTVPPGVFIPIAEVTGLIVPIGRWVLRRACREAQRWTRERGIPARITVNLSGRQLQDAAIVDDVRQALEETGLDPAQLVLEITESMLMHNTEVSMIRLTALKELGVSLAIDDFGTGYSSLSYLQRYPIDILKIDKAFVDVIDKGGEGPVLASAIVALGDTLRMNTVAEGIETEAQRGHLLTLGCELGQGFLFSPPLDEEEFWHLLLARGSRTPYVSRRLRETGEQQAA, encoded by the coding sequence ATGCCACCAGTGACCGGCGCGGAATCGCGTCGCATCGAACTCCCTGCACAGTCTGATCGTCCGACCCCGGCGCGCGGGTATGCCGCGGTGCCGGGGGGATTGCACAGTGCGCGCTGGGAACGCCATGCCATCATGTCCGCGGCGATCTATGCGATCGTGGCGACGGTGTGGCTCGCGGCATTGCATGGCCGCGACATCGAGTTGTTCAGCGTTCTGGGCGCCGCCCGTATTCTTGCTCCGTTTCCGGTGGTGGGAGTCGCGCTCGTGTTCGCATGGCGTGCAAGCCGCGAACTCTCACTCGATCTTGGCAGCCGCCGGTTCTGGCGCCGGCTGATCGTCGTGCTGGTGCTCGTGGCGATCACGCCCTGTCTGCGTTTCATGCCGACGCTGCCCTGGATCGGCATCGACCTGGCCATCCGTTTCGGGGTGACCCTGAGTGGCCCGCTGCTGATGCTGACCGCGCTGCTGCAGTTGCCCAGCGCGCCACATACCCCCGTCGACAAGACCAAACTCTGGCTGGATATCGCGACCGTGATTGTGGGCGGTCTGCTGGTCGCGTGGTACGATCTGGCCACGACGCATCTGCCGGGCGACCGGATGGTGCGGCTGTCGTTCCAGCTGCTGCATGTGCTGGCGGTCTTCGATCTGGTGCTGGTACTCGTGGCCTCGATTCTCTGGCGACGGACCGCCCTGATTCCACGCGCGAACATTCTGGTGCTCATCGGAGCCGCGCTGCTGATACGGTTCCTGGGGCACGTCGCATCGATCGGGGAGATGTATGCCGGTCAGAAGATCCCGGATGTGATGTACGTGATCCGTCCGACGGCCGGACTGTTGCTGGCCATCGCCGGCTGGATGAGCGCCGCCACGGTGTTGCGTCGCGATGTGCGGGCATCACGCGATCGGGATGGCCGTTCGGTGAGCATCCTGCCCTACGTGCTGGTGCTGCCGGGCTTCGTGCTGTTGCTGCGTCTGGCTTTCGAGGAAGGGCGGCAGCCGCTGCTCGGGCTCGTGTTGGGAGCGGCCACGCTGACCGTGCTGGCGTTTGCCCGGCAGTTCGCGGCGTCGCGGGAAGCGGTGAGCGCCCTGGCCGAGGCAACGGCACGTGACAGCGAAGCGCGGTTCCGGGCGCTGGTGCAGCATTCGAGCGACGTCATCATGATCGTCGACCCCGACGGGACGCTGCGGTATGCCAGCCCGTCCATGTCCACCGTGTTCGGGCATGAGCCGTCGCGCATCGTCGGCCTCAATCTGCTCACGCTGCTGCACATGGAAGATCAGCAGGGTGCGGCGCAGTTTCTCGAGGAACTCGCGCGCTCCGGTATCCGAACGGGGGCGGGGTCCCCCGGGGTGCTCAAGCGCGAGTGGCGCCTGGTGCATGCCGATGGGAGTTGGATGACCGTGGACAACGTCGGCACCAACCTGCTGCGGGAACCGGTGGTGCGTGGTCTCGTGCTCAATTCGCGTGATGTCACCGAACAGAGCATGATCAAGCAGCAGTACATCCACCAGGCATTTCACGATCCGCTCACCGATCTCGCGAACCGGTCGCTCTTCCTGTATCAGGTGGGGCATGCGCTGGCCCGCGGCGCGCGCAAGAACTCGCCGGTGACCGTGCTGTTCCTCGATCTCGACAACTTCAAGACCGTCAACGACTCGCTCGGCCATGCGGCAGGGGACCGTCTGCTGGTCGATGCGGCGCGCCGTCTGGCGTCGTGTGTGCGGGCCAGCGATCTCATCGCGCGACTGGGCGGCGATGAGTTTGCCGTGCTGGTGGAAGATGCGGCCTCGGTGGAGGAAGTCCTCGTCGTGGCATCCCGCATCGGGACGGCGCTGTCGCGGCCGTTCATGCTGGGCGGAAAGGAAGTGTTCGTCAGCGCGTCCATCGGCATCGCGCGCTCGTCGCAGGGCGAATCGTCCGACGATCTCGTACGCAATGCCGACGTGGCCATGTACGTGGCCAAGACCCGGGGCAAGGGTCAGCATGTGCTCTTCGAACAGGAGATGCACGATGCCGCCGTCGAACGTCTGGTCGTGGAGGCCGACCTCCGCCGGGCCATCGAGCGCGAGGAATTCTTCCTGGAGTTCCAGCCCATCGTACGGCTGGAAACGGGCGACATCATCGGCGCGGAAGCACTGGTGCGCTGGCTGTGTCGTGAACGCGGAACCGTGCCACCTGGTGTGTTCATTCCCATCGCCGAAGTGACGGGACTCATCGTGCCCATCGGGCGATGGGTGCTGCGCCGGGCCTGTCGGGAAGCGCAGCGGTGGACCCGCGAACGCGGCATTCCGGCCCGCATCACGGTCAATCTCTCCGGCCGTCAACTGCAGGACGCCGCCATCGTCGACGATGTCCGGCAGGCGCTCGAAGAGACGGGGCTCGATCCCGCGCAACTCGTTCTGGAAATCACCGAGAGCATGCTCATGCACAACACCGAGGTCTCCATGATCCGCCTGACGGCGCTCAAGGAACTCGGCGTATCGCTGGCCATCGACGACTTCGGCACCGGCTATTCTTCCCTCAGCTATCTGCAACGCTATCCGATCGACATTCTGAAGATCGACAAGGCGTTCGTGGACGTCATCGACAAGGGAGGCGAAGGACCGGTGCTGGCCAGCGCGATCGTGGCGCTCGGGGATACGCTGCGGATGAACACCGTGGCGGAGGGGATCGAGACGGAGGCCCAGCGCGGGCATCTGCTCACCCTGGGATGTGAGCTGGGACAGGGCTTCCTGTTCTCGCCGCCTCTCGATGAGGAGGAGTTCTGGCATCTCCTGCTCGCCCGGGGTTCACGCACGCCGTACGTCAGTCGTCGGCTTCGTGAAACGGGTGAACAACAGGCCGCCTGA
- a CDS encoding ATP-binding protein: MTSAATTPTPLRRVVITGSESVGKTTLGVQLAAHYDVWCVPEYVREFTRLKGAPPVLGDRDALAQGQVRLEDEYIARSRATGKSLLLHDTDLVSNVVYSHHYFGDCPPAIETLVMARRPDLYLLLDIDVPWIADGVRDRGDQRPEMQTLFARTLDRLAMPYVVIRGDWNQRRQRAMHHIDALLASTSSAPSTTPDP, translated from the coding sequence ATGACGTCCGCCGCGACGACGCCGACCCCTCTCCGCCGGGTGGTGATCACCGGTTCCGAAAGCGTCGGCAAGACCACACTCGGCGTGCAACTGGCTGCCCACTACGACGTATGGTGCGTACCGGAATACGTGCGTGAATTCACGCGCCTCAAGGGCGCCCCACCGGTGCTCGGCGACCGTGACGCGCTCGCCCAGGGTCAGGTACGGCTCGAAGACGAGTACATCGCCCGTTCGCGCGCCACCGGCAAATCGCTGCTGCTGCACGATACGGACCTCGTCAGCAATGTCGTCTACAGTCATCACTACTTCGGCGATTGTCCGCCGGCCATCGAAACGCTGGTGATGGCACGGCGCCCCGATCTCTATCTCCTGCTCGACATCGACGTGCCGTGGATTGCCGACGGGGTGCGCGACCGTGGCGATCAGCGGCCGGAGATGCAAACGCTGTTCGCGCGGACGCTCGACCGGCTCGCCATGCCGTATGTGGTCATTCGCGGAGACTGGAACCAGCGTCGGCAACGTGCCATGCACCACATCGACGCCCTGCTCGCGTCGACATCGTCAGCCCCCTCCACCACACCCGATCCATGA
- a CDS encoding SufE family protein: MSDEADLPPPLARTLRQFRLLGREDKMQALLAWSKKLEPLPERFAVLDRAAFTVPECQTRVDIFPERQADGTMHFHADVNARQSPTVAAVLAITFAAVNDQPPSVTLALPPDFVRLLMTDIGLGAREAGLSAMVARLKRYAAESG, from the coding sequence ATGTCCGACGAGGCCGACCTCCCGCCCCCACTCGCCAGAACACTGCGTCAGTTCCGCCTCCTCGGGCGCGAGGACAAGATGCAGGCGCTGCTCGCGTGGTCGAAGAAGCTCGAACCCCTCCCTGAACGCTTCGCGGTGCTCGATCGGGCCGCGTTCACCGTCCCCGAGTGTCAGACGCGGGTGGACATCTTCCCCGAGCGGCAGGCGGACGGCACGATGCACTTCCATGCCGACGTCAACGCCCGACAGTCGCCCACCGTGGCGGCGGTGCTGGCCATCACTTTCGCCGCGGTGAACGACCAGCCCCCGTCGGTCACGCTGGCGCTGCCGCCCGACTTCGTTCGCCTGCTCATGACCGACATCGGACTGGGCGCGCGCGAGGCAGGCCTGTCGGCCATGGTGGCCCGACTCAAGCGATACGCCGCCGAAAGCGGCTGA
- a CDS encoding protein-methionine-sulfoxide reductase heme-binding subunit MsrQ: MRRWVRPALWVLVIFPAPMLVAQLLLGQLGADPIDKLERLSGLWALRFLIASLAVTPLMRLTGWGWLVAERRFLGLAAFFWAMAHLSVYTVLDWFFDWHEIWKDIAEHLYITLGMLAFVLMIPLALTSTKASIRRLGGARWNRLHALVYVSVIAAGFHYVWAVKKDIAQPIFYGTMIAILLAFRVVWRIQRRSSARSVSGSVS, encoded by the coding sequence ATGCGACGGTGGGTGCGGCCGGCGCTCTGGGTGCTGGTGATCTTCCCGGCGCCCATGCTGGTCGCGCAGTTGTTGCTCGGCCAGCTTGGCGCCGATCCGATCGACAAACTGGAACGGCTCTCGGGACTCTGGGCGCTGCGGTTTCTCATAGCCTCCCTGGCCGTGACGCCCCTGATGCGTCTCACCGGCTGGGGGTGGCTGGTGGCGGAGCGCCGGTTCCTCGGACTCGCCGCCTTCTTCTGGGCCATGGCCCATCTGTCCGTGTACACGGTGCTGGACTGGTTTTTCGACTGGCACGAGATCTGGAAGGACATCGCCGAGCATCTGTACATCACCCTGGGCATGCTGGCGTTCGTGCTCATGATCCCGCTCGCGCTCACGTCCACGAAGGCGTCGATCCGCCGGCTGGGCGGGGCCCGCTGGAACCGGTTGCACGCGCTGGTCTACGTGTCGGTCATTGCCGCCGGCTTCCACTACGTGTGGGCAGTCAAGAAGGACATTGCCCAGCCGATCTTCTATGGTACGATGATCGCCATCCTCCTCGCATTCCGGGTGGTCTGGCGCATCCAGCGACGCTCTTCGGCCCGATCGGTGTCCGGCTCCGTGTCATAA
- a CDS encoding lysophospholipid acyltransferase family protein — MAGTLLNWWAWTGTVLSVIIGTPIVALVYACTAPFDKGRYAAGRAFRLVAVFATRINGLWNFHTRGRIADPRRPYVVVANHESYADVFLISCFPWEMKWLSKDTMFKIPCMGWMMQMAGDIKLVRGNRDSTLDAIAQCRDRLAKRVSVMIFPEGTRSRTSEMLPFKDGAFRLAIESGAPILPIAVAGTRNAMAKGTFRFLRARALAEVLEPIETHGMTMADIGRLKALTRERIEAGRRKLAAELGIRLHDVENAVA, encoded by the coding sequence ATGGCAGGAACGCTTCTCAACTGGTGGGCATGGACGGGAACGGTGCTGAGCGTGATCATCGGGACGCCCATCGTGGCGCTCGTGTACGCCTGTACCGCACCCTTCGACAAGGGACGTTACGCGGCCGGCCGGGCGTTCCGCCTCGTGGCCGTGTTCGCCACGCGCATCAACGGCCTGTGGAACTTCCACACGCGCGGCCGCATTGCGGATCCCCGTCGGCCGTATGTGGTGGTGGCCAACCACGAGTCGTACGCGGATGTGTTTCTCATCAGCTGCTTCCCCTGGGAGATGAAGTGGTTGAGCAAGGACACGATGTTCAAGATCCCCTGCATGGGCTGGATGATGCAGATGGCCGGCGACATCAAACTCGTGCGCGGCAATCGCGACTCCACGCTCGATGCCATCGCGCAGTGCCGTGACCGACTCGCCAAGCGGGTGAGCGTGATGATCTTCCCCGAAGGCACTCGCTCCCGCACTTCGGAGATGCTGCCATTCAAGGATGGGGCCTTCCGACTGGCCATCGAAAGCGGCGCGCCCATTCTGCCCATCGCGGTGGCCGGCACACGCAACGCGATGGCCAAAGGCACGTTCCGCTTCCTGCGCGCCAGAGCCCTCGCCGAGGTGCTCGAACCGATCGAAACCCACGGAATGACCATGGCCGACATCGGCAGGCTCAAAGCCTTGACGCGGGAGCGGATCGAGGCCGGACGACGCAAGCTCGCCGCGGAACTCGGTATCCGTCTGCACGACGTCGAAAACGCCGTGGCGTGA
- a CDS encoding DUF6526 family protein: MSQQQSYANHTQFTPIYHFFTSPVALVFLIWTIVRFVKNPGADTGYFLVGALALAGVVAVSRLSPLRVQDRLIRLEEQIRYQRVLSAELAARAIASLRPRHYIALRFASDAELPALIEQVLANPAITPKEIKQQIRNWKADTFRA, translated from the coding sequence ATGAGCCAGCAACAGAGTTACGCCAACCACACCCAGTTCACGCCGATCTACCACTTCTTCACGAGCCCGGTCGCGCTCGTGTTTCTGATCTGGACGATCGTGCGGTTCGTGAAGAACCCCGGCGCGGACACGGGATACTTCCTGGTGGGAGCCCTGGCGCTCGCGGGTGTCGTGGCAGTCTCGCGCCTCTCGCCCTTGCGTGTGCAGGACCGTCTCATCCGTCTCGAGGAGCAGATACGATATCAGCGCGTGCTGTCGGCCGAACTGGCCGCGCGGGCCATAGCTTCGTTGCGTCCACGGCACTACATCGCCCTGCGGTTTGCCAGCGACGCGGAGCTTCCCGCACTGATCGAGCAGGTGCTGGCCAATCCGGCCATCACACCAAAGGAGATCAAGCAGCAGATCCGGAACTGGAAGGCGGACACATTCCGGGCGTGA
- the msrP gene encoding protein-methionine-sulfoxide reductase catalytic subunit MsrP, with translation MLIRKPDDIPSSEITPEGLYQNRRAFIGTAGALALGGLAAPSIARGLARHGEVQEDKITPENDATSYNNFYEFGTDKEDPKEQAKDFQPKPWTVNVEGLVKTPRAYAFDDLLSKLPVQDRVYRMRCVEAWSMVIPWQGVPLKDVIARLEPLPSAKFVEFTTLYDPKRMPGQRRAVLPWPYKEGLRMDEATNALTLLATGMYGKALPNQNGAPLRLVTPWKYGFKGIKSIVKIRFTDRMPNTTWNDANSSEYGFYANVNPTVDHPRWSQAKERRIGEFLRRNTLMFNGYADQVASMYAGMDLRKFY, from the coding sequence ATGCTCATCCGCAAGCCCGACGACATCCCCTCTTCGGAAATCACCCCCGAGGGGCTCTACCAGAATCGCCGCGCCTTCATCGGCACGGCGGGGGCGTTGGCCCTGGGTGGTCTGGCCGCGCCCTCGATCGCGCGGGGTCTGGCGCGGCACGGGGAGGTGCAGGAGGACAAGATCACGCCGGAAAACGACGCGACGAGTTACAACAACTTCTACGAGTTCGGCACCGACAAGGAAGATCCGAAAGAGCAGGCCAAGGACTTCCAGCCGAAACCGTGGACCGTGAACGTCGAAGGACTGGTGAAGACGCCGCGTGCATATGCATTCGACGACCTGCTGAGCAAGCTGCCCGTGCAGGATCGGGTGTATCGCATGCGGTGTGTCGAAGCGTGGTCGATGGTGATTCCGTGGCAGGGCGTGCCGCTCAAGGATGTCATTGCGCGGTTGGAGCCGCTGCCCAGTGCGAAGTTCGTGGAATTCACCACGCTGTACGACCCCAAACGCATGCCCGGACAGCGCCGCGCGGTGCTGCCGTGGCCGTACAAGGAAGGACTGCGCATGGACGAGGCCACGAACGCGCTCACGTTGCTCGCCACGGGCATGTACGGCAAAGCGCTGCCGAATCAGAACGGTGCGCCCCTGCGGCTCGTGACGCCGTGGAAGTACGGCTTCAAAGGCATCAAGAGCATCGTGAAGATCCGCTTCACCGATCGCATGCCGAACACCACCTGGAACGACGCCAATTCGAGCGAATACGGCTTCTACGCGAACGTGAATCCCACGGTGGATCATCCGCGCTGGAGTCAGGCCAAGGAGCGGCGCATCGGGGAGTTCCTGCGTCGCAACACGCTCATGTTCAATGGGTACGCCGACCAGGTGGCCTCGATGTACGCGGGGATGGATCTGCGGAAGTTCTATTGA
- the pnuC gene encoding nicotinamide riboside transporter PnuC: protein MTSLSAVCLWLDAHGSSCLEAAGFLTGVVNVWLVTRQNIWSWPIGVANALFYMVVFARTGLYSDTGLQVVYFVLSLYGWWHWWRGGPQHDTLPVTRTSRGLAALLTAIGIATWLLLWTITARIPGAALAHIDSALVAASLIAQWMMTRKLAENWLVWIIVDMIYVGVFLNRHLPLTAVLYGVFFILAIMGHVSWRRSWREAQSHARMPRSTQPPDTPA from the coding sequence ATGACCAGCCTCTCCGCGGTCTGCCTCTGGCTCGACGCTCACGGGTCGTCCTGTCTGGAAGCCGCCGGCTTCCTCACCGGCGTCGTCAACGTGTGGCTGGTCACGCGCCAGAATATCTGGAGCTGGCCCATCGGTGTGGCGAACGCGCTGTTCTACATGGTCGTGTTCGCACGCACCGGGCTCTATTCGGATACGGGGCTGCAGGTCGTCTACTTCGTGCTGTCGCTGTACGGATGGTGGCATTGGTGGCGCGGCGGACCGCAACACGACACCTTGCCGGTGACACGCACCTCCCGTGGGCTGGCCGCGCTGCTGACGGCGATCGGGATTGCCACGTGGCTGCTGCTCTGGACGATCACCGCGCGTATTCCCGGCGCGGCGCTCGCGCACATCGACTCCGCTCTGGTCGCGGCCAGCCTCATTGCCCAGTGGATGATGACGCGCAAACTCGCCGAGAACTGGCTGGTGTGGATCATCGTCGACATGATCTACGTGGGTGTGTTCCTCAATCGGCATCTGCCGCTCACCGCCGTGCTGTATGGCGTGTTCTTCATTCTCGCCATCATGGGTCACGTCAGCTGGCGGCGCTCCTGGCGCGAGGCGCAGAGTCATGCACGGATGCCGAGGTCTACGCAGCCTCCGGATACTCCGGCATGA